The DNA segment CATGCTATAATAGTGACGATCTTCCCTCAGGTATACATGGTGGTTGTATTGCACTTTGACAATGGCAAAAGCACGCAGGTCGTAAAACGACACGGGCAAGGGCTGCAGCTCCTCCTTTTCAACAGTATCGAACAAATACTCGCGGGAGTAGTCCTTGCCCTGAAAAGGCATCCCGTTGTGCTTATCGAGCTCTTCCCACATGGCATGGTTGCACTCTTTCAGCGAAAAGAACGGTACGTTGCGTAAGGGTGCAAAAATTCGGGTATATGCTGTTTTTACAAAGTTCTCGGCCAAGGATTTGTCCTTGGGGTGCAAGACCCTGGCAGGCAAGATAACCGTGCTGTAATGGTCGCCAAAGTCTTTGTAGGTCGCATTAATCTGAGGCTCGTACCGATCGGCCTTCACAACTGCCGACTTGAGACAGTCGGGCACGATGCAGCGCGGAACGCCCCGAAAGAACCGCAATGCATTCTCGTTGACCTTTATCCAATCCGCCTTTTTCTGACTCTCGACGGCTTCTATGTAAGCTTTTTGGCTGCTGCCCAGAACACCAACAAAGACCTCTGCCTCCCTAATTTCACCAGTTGCGGCATCTATAATCTTCTGCTTTACCCCGGTAAAATCGACATATAGTTTGTCGCCTGCCTTGTGTTCCATGTGCATCCCCACTTTCTGCTTCTTGGCCCATTGTTGATAATGGAAACAAAATTGGGAGTAACTGTACGATTTCTCACGTGCTGCAAAAAGCTCCTGCCACAGAAGCTGTAGAGTAACACCCGGACGTAAGAGTTCTTTTTCTATATATCCGAAGAGGGAAATCAAATGGGCATAACGTTCGTTTGCCTGCTTTCCGTTGGGTCCGGTTATGGCCCATAGTAATTCACTGTCGGTCAGCTTCGACATTTTATCCAGTTCTATCCCGCTCGTTTTGAAGCCGCTGACATACTCGCTGGCGCTGCTCTTGCTCATGCCGGCAATCTTGGCTGCCTGACGTGAACTATGGCCTTGCCCAATAACTAGATGTAATAATTCGCGTACTTTTTTCATGTCTGTTTTTTCATCGCTTTCCTTTTTTTGGAAAAGCAAGATAAACAGACCTAAATCAATGTCCGGATGTTTCCGGAACGACTGTCCGAATGTTTCCAGAATGAGTGTCCGAATAATTCCGGAATGCCTGTCCGGATGTTTTCAGAATGGGTGTCCGAATACTTCCAGAATATGCAGTTTCAACTGAATATATCGGGGAAAGCTTGGGACACAACAGTCTAAGAACAACAGAACTTTACCTTGATAGCTTTGAGGATGAAACAAAAAAAGAAGTAGCAAAACATTTAACTGCATTTCAAAAAGAGAGTAATTAATTAATTCGCACTTCATTATTGCTCATACAATCAACCGTAAAAAGGAAGTAGCCTAGCCAAGTAATATACTTATATCCTGTAGGATATAGTTGTTTTATTTGAGAGAGTGGAAATACAATTAACCACAAAAGGAGATACACAAACATCTGAAAAACAGTTGATAACTTTTATTTATGTGTATGTAGTTTTATATGGAAACCTAAAGAAAATGATGTTTATTTAAGTTCTATATAAAAAATGCTATCCGGTTGTATGTTTTCGAAGGTTTTATTAAAGGCATTATTATAGTTATACTTTACAGTATAACTATAATAATGCCTAATCTTTCAATTTAACACCTCCCTTATTTCATGTAATCTTTTTCGAGAAATATTTACATAAGTATCTTTGAACAGTCTTATACTCCTTTTGTCGCCAAGCTTAATGTTAGAATCAATAAAAGATGTATTTACCAAAGTATTATTGTTAACTTGTAAGAATCCTTGTTTTTTTAACTTCCTCTTAATTAGATAAAAGGGTTCTGTTGAAGTGTTATTTTTGCCATTTATTGTAAATATAATATTTAGGTTCGACTCATTTTTAATGTGAGTGATATGCTTAAGTTTAATGCTGTAATTTTCGGGAATTATAGTTAACATTGGTTACGAATTATTGTTAATTTTTATAGTTAAGAAAACCAACAATCCCAAAAATGTAATTAGATTTTAATTGACATTCAAGAAATTGTTTTCTAATAACAAATTTGGGATTAGATATTTAGATAAAAAAATTTAATTTTTGGGTTGATATTGCATTACTTAGTTCATTTGCTATTGAATATGACTCATTGATAACACCGATAGGAAAACCATACAATTCAAGTATTCTAATCGCATTTCTTGATGTTAATTTTCCATTCTTTAGTTTATAATCAAACTCAATCTTATCATTCTTTACAATTTCACTAAAGTGAAATAAGTCATACTCATCTTTTAGCATGTCGGTAAGCTCTATATCATGGGTCGCTGCGAATACTATATTTTTATAGTTATTTAAATAGGAAAGTATCGATTTACTAGCTGCTATTCTCTCAATAGTATTTGTACCTTTTAATAATTCATCAAGTAAATATAGATTCCCATAATTATTACTCTCATCTGTCATCATTTCTTTAATTGTCAGAACTTCTTCTAAATAGTAACTCTTTTCATTAAGTAAATCATCACTAATTCGTATCGAAGTGTGCAAAATCATATTTGGAAATGCAATTGACTCTGCAAAACATGTATTAATCGTTTGTCCTAGGATATAATTAATACCAATAGTTCTTATAAATGATGTCTTTCCTGACATATTAGAACCTGTAAGTAAAATTGACCTATTGCTAATTGAGACTGAGTTAGTAACACAGTTTTCTATTAATGGGTGATATATATTTTTCGCATCAAATTGATTATAATTATCAGAAATAGTTGGAACGGAATATTTATCTGTAGAAGAACGCAGATCGCTTATTGAACATAGAGCATCTACTTTCCCTGCGAAATTAAATACTCTCTCAATATCACTTTTGTGAGTATCTATTTTTCCTAAAATACTAAAAAGTAAGATTGGTTCGAGTAAAAATAAAGTTTTGAATAATTCTACAACCAACCAAAAAATTAAATAAATGTCATTTTGAAGTTTACTGCTAAATAAATTAAGTATTAATTGCTTTCTTATCTTATCTATAGCTTTTAAGCTATCCCTTAATAAGGGATCAATGCACCTTAAGTGATTAAATTTATATAATTCCTTGGCAACATTATTGAGTATTAAAACTTGTGGGATAGATATAGAATTTATGATTAGATTCTTTTTATTCCAATAATGAATGCCAACATTAATAACCAACAATCCAATTAGTAAAAAAATAAGTTTTGGGAAAAATGGAAGTAAAGTTAAGCTTATAAGGCTTGTGATAGATAAAATTAAGATTATAAAATACCAACTAGGACGAACCAGTAGTTCGTCTTGAAATAAACTACTTATATAATATGCATCATCGTTGTTTAATTTACTCAACAATACCCTTAATTGACTCTTATCTTTTCTTATGTTATTTAAAATATTTTCTTCCTCATATTTATTATCAATGTCATTCTTTAATACTCTAAACCTATTGTATAGAAATTGTTGACCCACTTTAGAACTAGTCCGATCTATAAATTTAAATATTTCATCTAAATCTAAGTCATTATTAGTCCTGTCAGTTATTACTTGAAAACTATCTTTATGGTTATTCTTTTTAAAATACCTTTTAATTAGGTCAAAACTAAAAGAGCAAGTTTTGGGTGCAGAGAAATCTTCTTTTTGTTTAGAATTGTTGATTTTACTATAAAATGAATTTCTAGCATAACGTATAATATTTAAAACATCCATACAAAATAAGATTTAAGAAAATAACATATATAGTTCATTCTGGTTTGTATTTGAGTTTTTGGCATAGTTATTTACATTTACTGTTAAGTTGATCGTTTCGTAAGTTTTACAATCATTAATCAATACACAATTTTTACAATCGGGACATATTGGTATGTGAATTCCATTTAGCACATTATTAGGGTTAAAATCATTAATCACTTCATCGGCTATACCTGTGCCAAATTTTTTACTTAGTTTCAAATAAGTTTGCTCCATATCAATTTTATTTACCTTATCTTTTAGATATAGCATTGCCGCTTTATAATATGGAAACTTTCTTAAATCAATTTCACTTGTGTGCATATTCAAGAAGTTAACTGCTTTAATATAATCTTCAGTATAAATGGATAAGACAACGAGAAAGTAACTCACCCTCAATTGTCCCCACATACTATTATTTACAAAGTCTAATTTTAGAACATCTTTCATTAATTCCATTGGTTCGTTTTCTAAGGCTAAAATTAGAAATTTAGCTTTGGTCTTATCCATTTTCAGAAATGGAAAAAATGCATCTTCAACTTTATCACTTATAAAGCTTCGTTGAACTTCCTTTTCATCCCTATTTCGCATAAGCGAAGGACTTTTCTTTCCTATTACAGATATTTCAGGTATAAATATATGATAAGCTGGAAATCCTAAAAATGATACATCTCTGATATATA comes from the Saccharicrinis fermentans DSM 9555 = JCM 21142 genome and includes:
- the istA gene encoding IS21 family transposase, with product MKKVRELLHLVIGQGHSSRQAAKIAGMSKSSASEYVSGFKTSGIELDKMSKLTDSELLWAITGPNGKQANERYAHLISLFGYIEKELLRPGVTLQLLWQELFAAREKSYSYSQFCFHYQQWAKKQKVGMHMEHKAGDKLYVDFTGVKQKIIDAATGEIREAEVFVGVLGSSQKAYIEAVESQKKADWIKVNENALRFFRGVPRCIVPDCLKSAVVKADRYEPQINATYKDFGDHYSTVILPARVLHPKDKSLAENFVKTAYTRIFAPLRNVPFFSLKECNHAMWEELDKHNGMPFQGKDYSREYLFDTVEKEELQPLPVSFYDLRAFAIVKVQYNHHVYLREDRHYYSMPFQLTGKKVQLSYNSRVVEVSYNNVRVAIHQRNPHRYGYTTDGEHRPSQHKFVSEWDADRFIRWAAKVSPQTESFIKGLIESKAHPEQAFSACMGILSESKKHAPEDFGRACKKALEMKVYTCKFIGNTLKYKTFNLDAEEEIRRIMDDNETRGLDILN
- a CDS encoding LytTR family transcriptional regulator DNA-binding domain-containing protein translates to MLTIIPENYSIKLKHITHIKNESNLNIIFTINGKNNTSTEPFYLIKRKLKKQGFLQVNNNTLVNTSFIDSNIKLGDKRSIRLFKDTYVNISRKRLHEIREVLN
- a CDS encoding MutS-related protein, with translation MDVLNIIRYARNSFYSKINNSKQKEDFSAPKTCSFSFDLIKRYFKKNNHKDSFQVITDRTNNDLDLDEIFKFIDRTSSKVGQQFLYNRFRVLKNDIDNKYEEENILNNIRKDKSQLRVLLSKLNNDDAYYISSLFQDELLVRPSWYFIILILSITSLISLTLLPFFPKLIFLLIGLLVINVGIHYWNKKNLIINSISIPQVLILNNVAKELYKFNHLRCIDPLLRDSLKAIDKIRKQLILNLFSSKLQNDIYLIFWLVVELFKTLFLLEPILLFSILGKIDTHKSDIERVFNFAGKVDALCSISDLRSSTDKYSVPTISDNYNQFDAKNIYHPLIENCVTNSVSISNRSILLTGSNMSGKTSFIRTIGINYILGQTINTCFAESIAFPNMILHTSIRISDDLLNEKSYYLEEVLTIKEMMTDESNNYGNLYLLDELLKGTNTIERIAASKSILSYLNNYKNIVFAATHDIELTDMLKDEYDLFHFSEIVKNDKIEFDYKLKNGKLTSRNAIRILELYGFPIGVINESYSIANELSNAISTQKLNFFI